Proteins encoded by one window of Alphaproteobacteria bacterium SS10:
- a CDS encoding TRAP transporter substrate-binding protein produces the protein MTDKRSPDNIQSAERRNFLKLSSTGAFTAALVAGAAGTLWSEEAAAQTAKEERERESAAEHTMTIATAYVLGASRSYPIMQLDLKENIQNATNGKVYVKLAPGGQLGAGGALAQAVQTGTIQCAQHSLSNFAPFASVVDLINMPYFCGSNQRFTNLVSSDAWKTEVHPKIEASGFKALFYVVIDPRVVAVRRGGNKVLTPGDLSGVKFRVPGSAMLQQYYRMVGANPTPVAWGETPSAIKQGVADALDPSVGALFVFGFKDILSHVTFTQAVPDSQVFSVNLEWFNSLPADVQAGIEFAGELTAHQNLAKVPSARAYAMAELAKASVEFHQLNQDQLGEWQEAGGYQRSEWDKFKVDLAGSMDTFAKLEEAASTKGRFYVHDA, from the coding sequence ATGACCGACAAGAGGTCACCGGATAACATTCAATCAGCCGAGCGGCGTAATTTCCTAAAGCTGAGCAGCACCGGCGCGTTTACCGCGGCCTTGGTTGCTGGCGCAGCGGGTACGCTGTGGTCGGAAGAAGCCGCCGCGCAAACCGCTAAAGAAGAGCGGGAGCGTGAGAGCGCCGCTGAGCACACCATGACGATTGCAACTGCCTATGTCCTCGGGGCATCGCGCAGCTATCCGATCATGCAGCTCGACCTTAAAGAGAACATTCAGAACGCCACCAACGGCAAAGTCTATGTGAAGCTTGCCCCCGGTGGTCAGCTCGGCGCCGGTGGTGCCCTGGCCCAGGCCGTGCAGACCGGCACGATCCAATGTGCCCAGCACTCCCTGTCCAACTTCGCACCCTTTGCCAGCGTCGTTGACCTGATCAACATGCCGTATTTCTGCGGTTCCAATCAGCGCTTCACCAACTTGGTCTCCTCCGATGCGTGGAAGACTGAGGTGCACCCGAAGATTGAAGCCTCCGGCTTTAAGGCCCTGTTCTATGTAGTGATCGACCCACGGGTTGTTGCGGTTCGCCGTGGCGGCAACAAGGTCCTGACCCCTGGTGATCTGTCGGGCGTTAAGTTCCGCGTTCCAGGCTCAGCTATGCTGCAGCAATACTACCGGATGGTCGGTGCCAACCCGACGCCAGTTGCCTGGGGTGAGACCCCATCGGCGATCAAGCAAGGTGTCGCTGATGCCCTTGATCCATCGGTTGGTGCGCTGTTTGTCTTTGGCTTCAAAGACATCCTGAGCCATGTGACCTTTACCCAGGCTGTGCCTGACAGCCAGGTCTTCTCGGTGAACTTGGAATGGTTCAACTCCCTGCCGGCTGATGTTCAAGCTGGTATCGAGTTCGCCGGTGAGCTAACCGCCCACCAGAACCTCGCCAAGGTTCCATCGGCCCGCGCTTACGCGATGGCAGAGCTGGCGAAAGCCAGTGTTGAGTTCCACCAGCTGAACCAAGATCAGTTGGGTGAGTGGCAAGAAGCTGGTGGTTACCAGCGTTCCGAATGGGACAAATTCAAGGTCGACCTTGCTGGTTCCATGGATACCTTTGCCAAGCTTGAAGAAGCCGCAAGCACCAAGGGACGTTTCTACGTTCACGATGCCTAA
- a CDS encoding TRAP transporter small permease translates to MPRFIAALDRNAERWALLVFYSMLVATMFIEVVRREVFAYSSIWGEEIVRYSFIYLAWIGAASAVRERAHIRIDVILQYVGRRVKALLYIFGDLVMFGVAIVALYWSFETVLVSAKFGSVTHGLRISQVWFLSAVPIGFALVMLRLFQSFLRDIKDLLGGREVYEGDKLFD, encoded by the coding sequence ATGCCGCGCTTTATCGCAGCGTTGGACCGCAATGCAGAACGATGGGCCCTGCTCGTCTTCTACTCAATGCTGGTCGCAACGATGTTCATCGAAGTCGTACGACGCGAAGTCTTTGCCTACTCATCCATCTGGGGTGAGGAGATCGTCCGATATTCCTTTATCTACCTTGCCTGGATCGGTGCTGCCTCGGCGGTGCGTGAGCGGGCGCATATCCGGATTGATGTGATCCTCCAATATGTCGGGCGGCGGGTTAAGGCCCTGCTCTACATCTTCGGTGATCTGGTCATGTTCGGGGTCGCGATTGTGGCGCTCTACTGGTCGTTTGAGACGGTGCTCGTCTCGGCGAAGTTCGGATCAGTTACCCATGGCCTGCGGATCTCCCAGGTCTGGTTCCTCTCGGCGGTACCCATCGGCTTTGCGCTGGTGATGCTTCGCCTTTTCCAATCTTTCCTTCGTGACATCAAAGACCTGCTCGGCGGGCGTGAGGTGTACGAGGGCGACAAGCTCTTTGATTGA
- a CDS encoding universal stress protein, with protein MYKKIIVALSLEHQIADRALTAAKALADDGAEIIAVHVTEPLQGSVRVFISDEDLGKVQAATADMLAERLQGHTGITSVILEGKAGQALSDYAAKVSADCIVVGSHKPGLSDHLLGSTASRIARHAPCSVHVLR; from the coding sequence ATGTACAAAAAGATCATCGTCGCCCTATCGCTTGAGCATCAGATCGCCGATCGTGCCCTCACCGCCGCAAAGGCGCTGGCCGATGATGGGGCCGAAATCATCGCGGTTCATGTCACCGAACCATTGCAGGGATCAGTCCGGGTTTTCATCTCGGATGAGGATTTGGGCAAGGTGCAGGCGGCAACGGCCGACATGCTAGCCGAACGCCTACAGGGCCATACCGGCATCACCTCTGTGATCTTGGAAGGCAAGGCTGGCCAAGCGCTGTCGGATTATGCGGCCAAGGTCAGCGCCGACTGCATCGTCGTCGGCTCGCACAAGCCAGGATTAAGCGATCACCTGCTGGGCTCCACCGCCTCCCGCATCGCCCGCCACGCCCCCTGCTCGGTGCATGTGCTGCGTTAG
- a CDS encoding LacI family DNA-binding transcriptional regulator codes for MAQAQKPTINDVARAAGVSTATVSRCVNEPDRVLSATRDKVMKAVEQLGYTPDFGGRALASRRTNTVGAVIPTMENAIFARGVQSFQEVLSDAGVTLLVASSGYDEEQEMAQIKALIARGADGLLLIGTARPQTTYDFLRQRGVPYVLAWNMGKTDEHFVGFDNARAAADLTAKVIGLGHKRIAMIAGLTAMNDRAADRVQGVCDGMRLAGLDATALRVIEAPYTFQDGSEAFDQLMKSSQRPTAVICGNDVLAVGAISRAKELKLRVPEDVSITGFDDIDISTFVEPALTTVHVPHRRMGWAAAEQLLHLINGEPATSKVEIETEIIMRQSLGPVG; via the coding sequence ATGGCTCAAGCCCAGAAACCAACCATCAATGATGTCGCCCGCGCCGCCGGTGTCTCCACGGCGACGGTCTCGCGCTGCGTGAATGAACCCGACCGGGTGTTGAGCGCTACCCGCGATAAGGTGATGAAGGCGGTTGAGCAGCTTGGCTACACACCGGATTTTGGCGGCCGGGCCCTCGCATCCCGGCGCACCAACACCGTGGGCGCGGTCATCCCGACGATGGAGAACGCGATCTTCGCCCGGGGCGTTCAGTCGTTTCAGGAAGTGTTGTCCGATGCCGGGGTCACCCTACTGGTCGCCAGCTCCGGTTATGATGAAGAGCAGGAGATGGCGCAGATTAAGGCGCTAATCGCCAGGGGGGCTGACGGCCTTCTGCTTATTGGCACTGCCCGACCCCAGACGACCTATGATTTCCTCCGCCAGCGGGGCGTGCCCTATGTGCTGGCCTGGAATATGGGTAAGACGGATGAACATTTCGTTGGCTTCGACAACGCCCGGGCTGCCGCTGACCTGACGGCCAAGGTCATTGGCCTCGGCCATAAGCGGATTGCGATGATCGCCGGCCTAACAGCGATGAATGATCGGGCCGCTGACCGGGTGCAGGGGGTGTGCGACGGCATGCGGCTGGCTGGCCTTGATGCCACCGCACTCCGGGTGATTGAGGCGCCCTATACCTTCCAGGATGGCAGCGAAGCCTTTGATCAATTGATGAAGTCCAGCCAACGCCCAACCGCTGTGATTTGCGGTAACGATGTGCTGGCCGTGGGTGCGATTAGCCGGGCGAAAGAGCTCAAGCTTCGCGTGCCAGAGGATGTGTCCATCACCGGCTTCGATGACATCGACATCTCCACCTTTGTTGAGCCGGCATTAACCACTGTCCATGTCCCCCATCGCCGCATGGGGTGGGCCGCGGCCGAACAATTGCTGCACCTGATCAATGGCGAGCCGGCAACGTCAAAAGTCGAAATCGAAACCGAAATCATCATGCGCCAATCCCTAGGTCCAGTTGGCTAA
- a CDS encoding SDR family oxidoreductase, with the protein MATSPVFSVEGKVACVTGASSGLGRAAATMLARAGAKVIGLARRADALEAWRSETQGETVAIAADLGDRDALPDICLQVADCFGAPDILVNAAGVNLRESADDVTAEGWDQTIHVNLTVPFFLAQEFSGAMVESGWGRIVNFASLQSRRAFPGGIAYGASKGGVEQLTRAMAEAWSSSGINTNALAPGFFPTELTGPVFSDAERSARNAAQTCIGRNGELSDIEGPLLFLCSPASDYVTGQVLFVDGGFTAK; encoded by the coding sequence ATGGCAACCAGCCCGGTATTCTCGGTTGAGGGTAAGGTCGCTTGCGTCACCGGCGCGAGCAGCGGCCTGGGCCGCGCTGCAGCCACCATGCTGGCACGCGCTGGCGCCAAGGTTATTGGCCTGGCGCGCCGCGCGGATGCATTGGAAGCCTGGCGATCGGAAACACAGGGTGAAACCGTAGCCATTGCAGCCGATCTTGGTGACCGGGACGCCTTGCCAGATATCTGCCTACAGGTGGCCGATTGCTTTGGTGCGCCCGACATTCTGGTTAACGCCGCCGGGGTCAATCTGCGCGAAAGCGCCGATGACGTAACCGCTGAGGGCTGGGACCAAACCATCCATGTGAACCTCACCGTTCCCTTCTTCCTGGCCCAAGAATTCTCTGGCGCCATGGTGGAGAGTGGCTGGGGTCGCATCGTCAATTTCGCTTCTTTGCAATCACGTCGGGCCTTCCCTGGCGGTATTGCCTATGGCGCCTCTAAGGGCGGCGTTGAGCAGCTGACCCGGGCCATGGCAGAGGCGTGGTCATCATCTGGCATCAACACCAATGCGCTGGCGCCCGGCTTCTTCCCAACCGAATTGACCGGCCCTGTCTTCTCCGATGCTGAGCGCTCGGCCCGCAACGCGGCGCAAACCTGTATCGGTCGGAATGGCGAGCTCAGCGATATCGAGGGGCCGCTGCTCTTCCTCTGCTCCCCGGCCTCAGACTACGTGACCGGTCAGGTGCTGTTCGTTGATGGCGGGTTCACCGCGAAATGA
- the hisD gene encoding histidinol dehydrogenase has protein sequence MPRKYLKKAEKTSTTDAGSVTETVQSILNEIEDGGEDAAKRFAEKFDRYEGNLVVTPDEIGEAAEKLPQKLKDDIQFAHDNVRRFAEAQRKTLQDFEMEVVPGLTAGQKSIPCQAAGCYVPGGRYSHVASAVMTVTTAKVAGCEHIAVCSPPRPEVGINPAILYTADLCGADSILALGGVQGVAAMAFGLFGVPKSDILVGPGNQFVAEAKRILFGRVGIDMFAGPTDSLILADADADPEIAAADLVGQAEHGYNSPVWLVTDSEALAEKVIDLVPKLIATLPDLNRENAEAAWRDYAEVILCDNREEMAATSDEYAPEHLSVQANDLPWWLGRLKCYGSLFLGEQTTVAFGDKASGTNHVLPTSGAARYTGGLSVHKFMKIVTWQQATEDGARPVAEATARISRLEGMEGHARTADIRLKKYFPETNFDLTAVE, from the coding sequence ATGCCTCGGAAGTATCTGAAAAAGGCTGAGAAGACCTCCACGACGGATGCCGGATCAGTAACCGAAACCGTGCAGTCCATCCTCAACGAGATTGAGGATGGCGGCGAGGATGCGGCAAAGCGCTTCGCGGAGAAGTTCGACCGGTATGAGGGCAATCTAGTCGTCACGCCGGATGAAATCGGTGAGGCGGCGGAGAAGCTGCCGCAGAAGCTGAAGGACGATATTCAATTCGCCCATGACAATGTCCGCCGCTTCGCAGAAGCACAGCGTAAGACGCTGCAGGATTTTGAGATGGAGGTCGTGCCGGGACTAACCGCTGGGCAAAAATCCATCCCCTGTCAGGCTGCGGGTTGCTACGTGCCCGGCGGCCGCTACAGCCACGTTGCCTCTGCGGTAATGACGGTGACAACGGCCAAGGTTGCAGGCTGTGAACATATCGCGGTCTGCTCCCCACCCCGGCCAGAGGTAGGGATCAATCCTGCCATCCTCTATACCGCTGACCTTTGCGGCGCCGACAGCATCCTTGCCCTTGGCGGGGTCCAGGGTGTCGCCGCCATGGCGTTCGGCCTGTTCGGTGTACCGAAGTCGGACATCCTGGTTGGCCCCGGTAACCAGTTCGTTGCCGAGGCAAAGCGCATCCTGTTTGGGCGTGTGGGCATCGACATGTTCGCGGGCCCCACGGATAGCCTGATCCTGGCTGACGCTGATGCCGATCCAGAGATTGCCGCTGCCGACCTCGTCGGGCAGGCAGAGCATGGCTACAACTCACCCGTCTGGTTGGTGACCGATAGTGAAGCGCTGGCAGAGAAGGTCATCGACCTGGTGCCAAAGCTAATCGCCACCCTGCCTGACCTTAACCGTGAGAATGCGGAAGCTGCTTGGCGCGATTACGCAGAGGTCATCCTTTGCGACAACCGCGAAGAGATGGCGGCAACGTCAGATGAATATGCACCAGAACATTTAAGCGTTCAGGCCAACGACCTCCCTTGGTGGCTTGGGCGCCTTAAATGCTACGGCTCGTTGTTCCTTGGTGAGCAGACGACTGTAGCATTTGGGGACAAGGCGTCGGGGACGAACCACGTGCTCCCGACCTCAGGCGCGGCGCGTTACACCGGCGGCCTGTCAGTGCACAAATTCATGAAGATCGTCACCTGGCAGCAGGCAACCGAAGACGGTGCCCGACCAGTGGCCGAGGCAACCGCCCGCATCTCTCGCCTTGAGGGGATGGAGGGTCATGCCCGCACCGCCGACATCCGTCTGAAGAAGTACTTCCCGGAGACCAATTTCGACCTTACGGCAGTGGAGTGA
- a CDS encoding TRAP transporter large permease, which translates to MLWNQLQTQTIELGWDFYAPVMLFVVLIALAVPVWASIGASAILMLIMSGALPLSLVGESLFHGIDHFALTAVPLFILTGDVLVRTGLSRKFLDVAEALTQFAKGGFGSATVLVCGMFSAISGSDAAGAAAVGRMTIARLVESGYPRPYACALVAAGACTGILIPPSIAYIIIGLVLGISASTLFIAAVIPGVAILLSILATNIIMNRLTGWEGGGNLSFAEWGSNVVRALKSGWYAFIVPGIIFYGIFSGRLTPTEAGAVAVVVTICMGFILKTLKLSDFPAMLVSSAKVNGVILPIIAFSLPLAQALAILGVPQGFVAVATSVSSEPWILIMMMVFILIAAGCVMETTPNIVILAPILKPLADSIGMNEIQFCVMMITALGVGFITPPLGLNLFVVSGLTGESILKIAYRAIPFVLFMLIVTLLIAYVPAISTTLLPEIYR; encoded by the coding sequence ATGCTTTGGAATCAACTTCAAACTCAAACCATCGAGCTTGGCTGGGACTTCTATGCGCCGGTGATGCTCTTTGTGGTGCTGATTGCCCTCGCCGTTCCGGTTTGGGCCTCCATCGGTGCCTCCGCCATTCTGATGCTGATCATGTCTGGCGCCCTGCCGCTCTCTCTGGTTGGTGAGAGCCTGTTTCACGGCATCGATCACTTTGCCCTGACGGCGGTTCCACTGTTCATCCTGACCGGTGACGTGCTGGTCCGGACCGGGCTGAGCCGTAAGTTCCTCGATGTAGCGGAAGCGCTAACCCAGTTCGCCAAGGGCGGCTTTGGCTCTGCCACCGTTTTGGTATGCGGCATGTTCTCGGCCATCTCTGGCTCTGACGCTGCGGGGGCGGCGGCGGTTGGTCGGATGACCATCGCGCGTCTGGTGGAATCTGGATACCCGCGCCCCTATGCCTGTGCGTTGGTTGCTGCTGGTGCCTGTACCGGCATTCTGATCCCGCCCTCGATCGCCTACATCATTATTGGTCTGGTCCTTGGTATCTCGGCCTCCACCCTGTTTATCGCAGCGGTGATCCCAGGCGTCGCGATCCTGCTCTCAATCCTTGCAACCAACATCATCATGAACCGCCTAACCGGCTGGGAAGGTGGTGGTAATCTGAGCTTTGCTGAATGGGGTAGCAATGTCGTCCGGGCGCTTAAGTCCGGTTGGTATGCCTTCATCGTGCCGGGCATCATCTTCTACGGCATCTTCTCTGGCCGCCTGACGCCGACCGAGGCCGGTGCCGTTGCCGTGGTGGTCACCATCTGCATGGGCTTCATCCTGAAGACGCTGAAGCTTAGTGACTTCCCCGCAATGCTGGTCAGCTCGGCTAAGGTGAATGGTGTGATCCTGCCGATCATCGCCTTCTCCCTCCCGCTGGCGCAGGCGCTCGCCATCCTTGGCGTGCCGCAGGGTTTTGTGGCGGTTGCGACCTCAGTCAGCAGTGAGCCGTGGATCCTGATCATGATGATGGTGTTCATCCTGATCGCCGCCGGTTGCGTGATGGAGACGACCCCAAACATCGTGATCCTGGCACCGATCCTGAAGCCGCTGGCCGACAGCATCGGCATGAACGAGATCCAGTTCTGCGTGATGATGATCACCGCGCTTGGCGTTGGTTTCATTACCCCACCACTTGGACTGAACTTGTTCGTCGTCTCGGGATTAACCGGGGAGTCGATATTGAAGATCGCCTACCGCGCTATTCCGTTCGTGCTGTTCATGCTGATCGTCACCTTGCTGATCGCCTATGTGCCAGCAATCTCGACGACGCTGCTGCCTGAAATCTATCGCTAG
- a CDS encoding tyrosine-type recombinase/integrase, giving the protein MGKIGIKYVSFEPDRHGNDRYYFRKRGQNRIRLPAPGDPDFAREYQRCLDGQGGREQGVVKGSLGWLIREYYQSAAWAALGDATKKQRTRFYNEIPGKENPIKLLKPRHIRRWRDERSATPSMGNAMLKALSVLFDWACEQDYLEHNPAKSVKRFSAKTDGFHSWTPAERAQFERHWPSGSRERLAYALLYYLAARRGDVVRMGRQHVKNGRIDYKQHKTKQRVSVPIHPALQHELDQVPADRLTFLVTQSGKAFSDAGFGNYFRAVCDAAGLNHCSAHGLRKSMSDTIAEAGGTDHEVMSVTGHQTIAEVQRYTKAARRDRIANSAMDKIKKVSHLSEKVRHAAGKD; this is encoded by the coding sequence ATGGGCAAAATCGGCATCAAATACGTATCGTTCGAGCCGGATCGACACGGCAACGATCGTTACTATTTCAGGAAGCGCGGCCAAAACCGCATCCGCTTACCGGCCCCGGGCGACCCTGATTTCGCGCGCGAATACCAACGTTGCCTTGACGGCCAAGGGGGCCGCGAACAGGGCGTCGTCAAGGGCTCGCTCGGCTGGCTGATCCGCGAATACTACCAATCGGCCGCCTGGGCCGCACTGGGTGATGCAACCAAGAAACAGCGCACCCGCTTCTATAACGAGATACCGGGGAAAGAGAACCCGATCAAACTGCTAAAGCCTCGCCATATCCGCCGCTGGCGCGATGAACGTTCGGCGACCCCATCCATGGGTAACGCCATGTTAAAGGCGCTATCGGTCCTCTTCGATTGGGCATGCGAACAGGATTACCTCGAACACAACCCGGCCAAATCAGTAAAGCGGTTCTCCGCCAAGACCGACGGCTTCCATAGCTGGACCCCGGCCGAGCGCGCGCAATTCGAACGCCACTGGCCGAGTGGATCACGCGAGCGCTTGGCCTATGCGCTGCTCTACTATCTCGCCGCCCGTCGCGGTGATGTCGTCCGCATGGGTCGCCAGCACGTAAAGAACGGTCGGATCGACTACAAACAGCATAAGACCAAACAACGGGTCAGTGTCCCCATTCACCCGGCCTTGCAACATGAATTGGATCAGGTGCCGGCCGATCGATTGACGTTTCTCGTCACCCAATCGGGCAAGGCGTTTTCCGATGCTGGCTTCGGGAATTACTTCCGCGCGGTATGTGATGCCGCCGGGCTAAACCACTGCTCGGCCCACGGTTTGCGCAAATCCATGTCGGACACAATCGCCGAGGCTGGCGGCACCGACCACGAGGTTATGAGCGTCACCGGCCACCAGACAATCGCCGAGGTTCAGCGCTACACCAAGGCCGCCCGACGCGACCGGATCGCCAATTCCGCCATGGATAAAATCAAAAAAGTGTCGCACCTTTCCGAAAAAGTGCGACACGCAGCCGGAAAAGACTAG
- a CDS encoding DEAD/DEAH box helicase codes for MASLNRSHLHSYQERAANFIDRNPYCALWVDMGLGKTVSTLTALQDLRDCVAIAKVLIVAPLRVARFTWPDEIAAWDHIDLGRVVNMAGAPKGKREALLASPHDVAIINVENLSWLVAHARRQGRWPYDMVVLDEASLFKSPSAKRFKDLRKVLPEIHRLVELSGTPAPNGLLDIWSQLYLLDRGERLGKTMTQYKGRYFDQDYSGFNWTLKDTAAAMIHNKVSDLVLRLSADDYLDLPPRIDHIERVQLPAKARKQYDTLEREFLLHLDNDEVVTAVTQGVLAGKLLQAANGAFYLPDDGGVERIHRAKLDALRELIDAAAGEPVLVAYNYQFDKDAILAEFPQARVLDKRKATIDAWNAGEIPILIAHPASAGHGLNLQAGGSILIWYGLNWSLELHDQFNARLHRQGQTKPTRIYYIAADDTIDAAVLQSLKTKDRTQQALLAAVSDAARIRQTPQR; via the coding sequence ATGGCCTCGCTTAACCGCTCCCACCTACATAGCTACCAAGAGCGCGCGGCCAATTTCATTGACCGCAACCCCTATTGCGCCCTCTGGGTTGATATGGGCTTGGGGAAAACCGTCTCGACCTTAACCGCCCTCCAAGATTTGCGCGATTGCGTGGCGATCGCCAAGGTGCTGATCGTGGCACCGCTTCGGGTCGCGCGGTTTACTTGGCCCGATGAAATCGCCGCCTGGGATCACATCGATCTAGGCCGGGTCGTCAATATGGCGGGCGCGCCCAAGGGCAAACGTGAGGCGCTTTTGGCGAGCCCCCACGATGTCGCGATTATCAATGTCGAAAACCTATCTTGGCTGGTCGCCCATGCGCGTCGGCAAGGCCGCTGGCCCTATGACATGGTCGTCTTGGACGAGGCGTCGCTGTTCAAATCGCCAAGCGCCAAACGGTTTAAGGATCTGCGCAAGGTCTTACCCGAAATCCATCGCCTGGTGGAGTTATCGGGCACCCCGGCGCCGAACGGCTTGCTCGATATCTGGTCGCAACTCTATTTGCTCGATCGCGGCGAACGCCTGGGCAAGACCATGACCCAATATAAGGGCCGGTATTTCGATCAGGATTATTCCGGCTTCAACTGGACGTTGAAAGACACCGCCGCGGCGATGATCCACAACAAGGTGTCTGACCTTGTCTTGCGGCTCTCGGCCGATGATTACCTCGATTTGCCACCCCGGATCGATCACATCGAACGGGTTCAATTACCGGCAAAGGCGCGCAAGCAATACGACACGCTGGAACGCGAGTTCCTGCTCCATCTCGATAATGACGAGGTGGTGACGGCCGTCACCCAAGGCGTGCTGGCGGGCAAACTGCTACAGGCGGCCAATGGGGCGTTTTACCTACCCGATGATGGCGGGGTTGAGCGCATCCACCGGGCGAAACTGGATGCCTTGCGCGAATTGATCGACGCCGCCGCCGGTGAACCAGTTCTCGTCGCCTATAACTACCAATTCGATAAAGACGCGATCTTAGCTGAGTTTCCGCAGGCCCGTGTGCTGGATAAGCGCAAGGCGACAATTGACGCCTGGAATGCGGGCGAAATCCCGATCTTGATCGCCCACCCGGCCAGTGCCGGTCACGGGCTCAACCTACAGGCCGGCGGCTCAATCCTGATCTGGTACGGCCTGAACTGGTCGCTCGAACTGCACGATCAGTTTAACGCCCGGCTCCACCGCCAGGGCCAAACCAAACCGACCCGGATTTACTACATCGCCGCCGACGACACGATCGACGCGGCGGTCCTCCAATCGCTGAAAACCAAAGACCGAACCCAACAAGCACTGCTCGCCGCGGTCAGCGACGCCGCGCGCATCCGACAAACACCTCAACGGTAG
- a CDS encoding DNA cytosine methyltransferase: MGERMIVWSICSGIDAAATAWHPLGWQTVLQCEIEAFPREVLKHRYGASETGGNGPRLYGDFNDLTVDQIAADGIPWPDIIVAGTPCQAFSVAGARRSLDDDRGNLTLKFVEFCDHVRNRSGRDPIIIWENVPGVLNTKDNAFGCFLGGLAGEDCALEPPGKKWTRAGCVSGPERSIAWRQIDAQFFGLAQRRRRVFVVASSGTIDPAQILFEFEGGRRDTAPRRETGQDVTGTLTARTKGGGGLGTDLDLAGGVQVAYGGNRTSGPRDVASSLTAHGSGTGRLDFETDTFIAQSVTGDIAPTVTAANNGKQSSEDGTGRTPAVVAFRTTGNDGAYPTGDQVGSLTTGTDRNAQLVAYPLLEVGKRTGKSTDDKRAGLGVGAATDPMYTLQAGAQHGVGTAIGVRRLTPRECERLMGFPDDFTQIPYRNKAADNCPDGPRYKALGNSKAVTVVRWIGERIAKAVAP; this comes from the coding sequence ATGGGGGAAAGAATGATTGTCTGGTCTATCTGTTCCGGCATCGATGCGGCGGCCACGGCATGGCATCCGCTCGGCTGGCAAACCGTCTTGCAATGCGAGATTGAGGCGTTTCCCCGTGAGGTGCTGAAACACCGCTACGGCGCCAGTGAAACTGGCGGCAACGGCCCGCGCCTTTACGGCGACTTCAATGATCTCACCGTCGACCAGATTGCCGCCGACGGCATCCCCTGGCCCGATATCATCGTCGCCGGCACGCCGTGCCAGGCGTTCAGCGTCGCCGGCGCGCGGCGCAGTCTTGACGATGATCGGGGCAATCTCACCCTCAAATTCGTGGAGTTCTGCGACCATGTCCGAAATCGATCGGGGCGCGACCCCATCATCATCTGGGAAAACGTGCCCGGTGTCCTCAACACCAAAGACAACGCCTTCGGTTGTTTCCTTGGCGGCCTTGCCGGCGAAGATTGCGCACTCGAACCGCCAGGGAAAAAATGGACGCGCGCTGGTTGTGTGTCTGGACCCGAAAGGTCAATCGCTTGGCGACAAATCGACGCCCAATTTTTCGGATTGGCCCAACGCCGCCGCCGTGTGTTCGTTGTCGCAAGTTCTGGAACCATCGACCCCGCCCAAATACTTTTTGAGTTCGAAGGCGGCCGCCGGGATACTGCGCCGCGCCGCGAAACGGGGCAAGACGTTACCGGCACTCTTACAGCGCGCACTAAAGGCGGTGGCGGCCTCGGAACCGATCTCGACTTAGCGGGCGGCGTGCAGGTGGCCTATGGCGGCAACCGAACCAGCGGCCCACGGGACGTCGCCAGTTCCTTAACCGCCCACGGGTCCGGCACCGGCCGGCTAGATTTCGAAACCGACACCTTCATCGCCCAATCTGTGACAGGGGATATCGCCCCGACAGTGACGGCGGCCAATAACGGTAAGCAATCTAGCGAAGATGGCACAGGCCGGACCCCCGCCGTGGTGGCCTTTCGAACAACAGGCAATGACGGCGCCTACCCAACCGGCGATCAGGTCGGCTCGCTTACGACCGGCACTGACCGAAACGCGCAACTAGTCGCTTATCCGCTTCTCGAAGTGGGCAAGCGAACCGGGAAAAGCACAGACGATAAGCGCGCTGGGCTCGGTGTCGGCGCGGCGACCGACCCGATGTATACCTTGCAGGCGGGCGCCCAACACGGCGTCGGCACCGCTATCGGCGTCCGTCGCCTGACGCCCCGCGAATGCGAGCGGTTGATGGGCTTCCCCGACGACTTCACCCAAATTCCCTACCGAAACAAGGCGGCCGATAACTGCCCCGACGGCCCGCGCTATAAGGCCCTGGGCAATTCCAAGGCCGTAACCGTGGTGCGCTGGATCGGCGAGCGTATCGCTAAGGCGGTGGCACCGTGA
- a CDS encoding VRR-NUC domain-containing protein translates to MNLRAVPESKIEREVCAHATKLGWWCLKLSSPSNRGMPDRMLVKAPGRIVFIEFKRFGKKPTELQGFIIRKLLGLQFQVTVVDNIEDGKAFIDGLA, encoded by the coding sequence ATGAACCTGCGCGCCGTCCCTGAAAGCAAGATCGAACGCGAGGTTTGCGCCCATGCGACCAAGCTTGGTTGGTGGTGTTTGAAACTATCCTCGCCTTCAAATCGCGGCATGCCTGACCGGATGTTGGTGAAGGCGCCGGGCCGGATCGTCTTCATCGAATTTAAGCGTTTCGGGAAAAAACCCACCGAGCTACAGGGCTTCATCATCCGTAAGCTTTTGGGCCTGCAATTTCAGGTCACGGTGGTCGACAATATCGAGGACGGAAAGGCGTTTATAGATGGCCTCGCTTAA